In Mucilaginibacter auburnensis, the genomic stretch TCGCCTGAGCAGCATGAAGATATAACTGCTTTAAAAAGTATAGCAGCAACCGCGCTTAAAGTTCCCGCAAAGGAAGTTACCGATATAAAAATTTTAAAAAGATCCATTGATGCCCGCGGCCGCAAGGTGGTATACCGCATGCAGGTGCAGGTGTTTATGGGTGAGCAAAAAGCTCCGGATGTTTTTGCAGTTAATTACCCTGACGTAAAAAGCGCTAAGCCGGTAATTATAGTAGGTGCAGGGCCGGCAGGACTGTTTGCCGCTTTGCAATGTATTGAAATGGGTTTGAGACCTGTTGTATTGGAACGCGGCAAAGATGTTAAACAACGCAGGCGCGATCTGGCCAACATCAACAAGCAGGGGCTGGTTAATCCCGAATCTAATTATTGCTTCGGTGAGGGTGGTGCAGGCACTTACTCTGACGGTAAACTATATACCCGCTCAACCAAGCGCGGCGATGTAAACGGGGTATTAAAAACCTTTGTGGCGCATGGTGCATCCGAAGATATTTTGGTGGATGCCCGCCCGCATATTGGTACTAACAAATTACCACACATTATAACCGCCATGCGCGAGAGCATCCAAAATGCGGGTGGCGAGGTAAGGTTTGATGCCAAGGTTACAGAGCTGATAGTAAGTTTTGACTGCATACGGGGAGTTAAACTGTCATCGGGCGATGAGATAAACGCTGATGCGGTAATACTGGCAACAGGTCACTCCGCGCGTGATATTTTTGAAATGCTGCGCCGGCAAGATATTTTGATGGAAGCCAAGCCCTTCGCATTAGGTGTGCGCATTGAGCATCCGCAGGAAATAATTGACCGCGCGCAATATCATTGCGATGTTAGGGGAGATTATTTGCCGCCAAGCTATTACAGTTTGGTTGAACAGGTGGATGGTAGAGGCGTATTTTCCTTCTGTATGTGCCCGGGAGGTATTATTGCGCCATGTGCCACCGAGCCCGGAGAGATTGTTGTAAACGGATGGAGCCCATCCAAACGTAATAATCCTTATGCCAACTCGGGTACTGTTGTGCAGATAAATTTAGAAGATGTTGCGGGAGATAATGCTGATCCGTTTAAAATGCTCAATTTTCAGCATGAAGTTGAAGTAGCGGCGTTTAGTGCAGGG encodes the following:
- a CDS encoding NAD(P)/FAD-dependent oxidoreductase, with product MIKETEIVCSPEQHEDITALKSIAATALKVPAKEVTDIKILKRSIDARGRKVVYRMQVQVFMGEQKAPDVFAVNYPDVKSAKPVIIVGAGPAGLFAALQCIEMGLRPVVLERGKDVKQRRRDLANINKQGLVNPESNYCFGEGGAGTYSDGKLYTRSTKRGDVNGVLKTFVAHGASEDILVDARPHIGTNKLPHIITAMRESIQNAGGEVRFDAKVTELIVSFDCIRGVKLSSGDEINADAVILATGHSARDIFEMLRRQDILMEAKPFALGVRIEHPQEIIDRAQYHCDVRGDYLPPSYYSLVEQVDGRGVFSFCMCPGGIIAPCATEPGEIVVNGWSPSKRNNPYANSGTVVQINLEDVAGDNADPFKMLNFQHEVEVAAFSAGGGSLVAPAQRMIDFVEGRLSKDLPKNSYLPGTKSVQLKEVLPAKVHDRLRNALPVFGKKMKGYYTNDAILVGVESRTSSPIKIPRDKETLQHPQIKGLFPCGEGAGYAGGIISAAIDGINCAIAAGKVV